The following coding sequences are from one Musa acuminata AAA Group cultivar baxijiao chromosome BXJ2-4, Cavendish_Baxijiao_AAA, whole genome shotgun sequence window:
- the LOC103980397 gene encoding probable ADP,ATP carrier protein At5g56450 — protein MASTSGSCGNGDGGGRKRGWAWQFQRDVVAGAVMGGFVHTVVAPIERAKLLLQTQESNAALLLHDAGGPGRRFRGMLDCISRTAREEGVLSLWRGSGTGVLRYYPSVALNFSLKDAYRTILKGREADRFVSIAASNFMAGAAAGCTTLVIIYPLDIAHTRLAADVGRRDSRQFRGISHFLQTTYKKEGIRGIYRGLPASIHGMIVHRGLYFGGFDTAKDFLVPEDSALWKRWVTAQAVTTMAGLISYPLDTIRRRLMMQSGLEKPMYHSTLDCWRKIYRFEGLTSFYRGAISNMFRSTGAAAILVLYDEVKKLMKWGGF, from the exons ATGGCGTCGACCAGTGGTAGTTGTGGTAACGGCGATGGGGGAGGGCGGAAGAGAGGGTGGGCGTGGCAGTTCCAGAGGGACGTGGTGGCGGGAGCGGTGATGGGAGGGTTCGTGCACACCGTGGTGGCGCCGATCGAGCGGGCGAAGCTGCTGCTCCAGACTCAAGAGAGCAACGCTGCCCTCCTCCTCCACGATGCCGGTGGGCCCGGGCGCCGCTTCCGGGGCATGCTTGACTGCATCTCCCGCACCGCCCGCGAGGAAGGCGTCCTCTCCCTCTGGCGCGGGAGCGGCACCGGCGTCCTACGTTACTACCCCTCCGTCGCTCTCAACTTCTCCCTCAAG GATGCTTACAGGACAATATTGAAGGGAAGAGAGGCAGATCGGTTTGTGTCTATTGCAGCTTCCAACTTCATGGCAGGGGCTGCGGCAGGCTGCACAACTTTGGTCATCATCTACCCACTGGACATAGCCCATACCCGGCTTGCAGCTGATGTTGGCAGGAGGGACTCCCGGCAATTTAGAGGCATCTCCCATTTCCTCCAAACCACGTACAAGAAAGAAGGCATTCGAGGCATCTACAGAGGCCTACCTGCCTCAATTCATGGAATGATCGTCCATCGGGGACTATACTTTGGTGGTTTTGACACGGCCAAGGATTTTCTCGTCCCAGAAGATTCTGCCTTGTGGAAGCGATGGGTGACAGCCCAAGCTGTAACGACGATGGCAGGTCTCATATCGTATCCACTAGATACCATAAGGAGGAGGTTGATGATGCAATCTGGATTGGAGAAACCAATGTATCATAGCACTCTAGACTGTTGGAGGAAGATTTATAGGTTTGAGGGTTTAACTTCATTTTACCGTGGAGCAATCTCTAACATGTTCAGGAGTACTGGTGCAGCTGCTATATTGGTGTTGTATGATGAGGTAAAGAAGTTGATGAAATGGGGTGGGTTTTGA
- the LOC135608868 gene encoding small ribosomal subunit protein eS30z/eS30y/eS30x-like, producing MGKVHGSLARAGKVRGQTPKQAKTDKPKKPRGRAYKRMQHNRRFVTAVVGFGKKRGPNSSEK from the exons ATGG GTAAGGTGCACGGATCTCTCGCTCGCGCCGGCAAGGTGAGAGGGCAAACGCCCAAACAGGCGAAGACGGATAAGCCGAAGAAACCGAGGGGCAGAGCCTACAAGCGGATGCAGCACAACCGGCGGTTCGTCACCGCAG TGGTTGGATTCGGCAAGAAGAGGGGACCTAACTCGTCGGAGAAGTAA